A DNA window from Lachancea thermotolerans CBS 6340 chromosome G complete sequence contains the following coding sequences:
- the RGR1 gene encoding Rgr1p (similar to uniprot|P19263 Saccharomyces cerevisiae YLR071C RGR1 Component of RNA polymerase II holoenzyme/mediator complex affects chromatin structure and transcriptional regulation of diverse genes required for glucose repression HO repression RME1 repression and sporulation), whose amino-acid sequence MTTEVQGLTMLQVNGGANAEKNSQLANGSSKMVSQKRGKENSESVAVTKAPELPHVEVNQLPLALLIRNLTVFAVKELVQFLKTSVHEGQDSSAKKTTFLQLVVFLRNQFLKIYVLVKWCRTIKNNNFSTMIDLLNWFRNSNMAVNNCIWALKSSQAGMTNAKLPNPDLITALEVLSLGRPNLPTHNFRLSGEDTNSNPETGAAAIPAKLILKKLKDMNIIMSVKVSLMEVPEQFSHYSVRDGRLSIRVENEFEIQLSTTNQRSPLFFVDLRLLFNEFLPLNKYKLEKVINELLYKSPRPLFSLYKLLHNYVLSTQMYMLHAELLDLESNGKYSGGNLLHHYDPRKNRIGLKYWLHSRLSGKCNATIGIERQTGNIILRWDIEGGFDRQIDVPVRYTNVLNNLGVILDEIMFNHSQMIKTELLSTGVLQEDEETSDALLFNVPTTPASVMPIQLKINPTSGVFYVRNPSGLLTYYINQINATSTTEDFIKILSRLKLDKTILVLRNMFEKVGWVCNNVIQLGGPVSKDASRAQKKILSRDIFIRLDNWPANWYLILSVVSSNTACVIEKRIGKITASKGSWELKYLDTENLMILKLESMTYQKIIYLKKTCLHKIIDHMIIDSLNELHMRNKICAGDNLAALPDYMLQDNKTHHLSIIGIELESFLGGSNALSHILEKTMFLRIDYHESTIKLFGKFKHDSKVIGYQYNDMLIQFTGKGALSFFMSEEFTDLNNIVQYFQVFKQKLMQIVILTDVIERLHEFYSENFSIVALKPNEIAFKYLKNSKDAHDCMTNIVTSDHSVENLKINLSPSNPQHIVQPFIEAGKQDYHFIFNYLRFTSGFFGVLESILTDPPTKDHAQNQGQNQNGYTTVSLQLHNLSEYELIYYNPETNTKITLMIELRNVFLNGTKKLRYFVHFSEDEHISTKSPAYPLVHQVRNTIFMVDTASLSGGPAGSPKKPKYPSAVRLTDGVCCDAVDIESIIRSINDILKIDCM is encoded by the coding sequence ATGACAACCGAGGTTCAAGGTCTCACCATGCTGCAAGTTAATGGAGGGGCGAACGCAGAAAAAAATTCGCAGCTAGCCAATGGGTCATCAAAGATGGTCAGTCAGAAGCGTGGAAAAGAGAACAGCGAATCAGTGGCAGTGACTAAGGCGCCGGAGCTTCCGCACGTGGAGGTCAACCAACTTccgctggcgctgctgATCCGGAATCTCACCGTATTCGCGGTTAAAGAGCTGGTGCAATTCTTGAAGACCAGCGTACACGAGGGTCAGGATAGCAGTGCCAAGAAGACAACCTTTTTGCAACTAGTGGTGTTTCTGAGAAACCAGTTTCTCAAGATTTATGTGCTTGTGAAATGGTGCAGGACGATCAAGAATAACAATTTTAGCACAATGATCGACCTGTTGAACTGGTTCCGTAATTCTAACATGGCCGTCAACAACTGCATATGGGCCCTGAAAAGCAGCCAGGCAGGAATGACCAATGCAAAACTGCCCAACCCAGATCTGATAACGGCCCTGGAGGTTCTCAGCCTGGGGAGGCCCAACCTGCCGACGCACAATTTCAGGCTCAGTGGTGAGGATACGAACTCTAACCCCGAGACAGGCGCGGCAGCTATTCCTGCAAAGCTAATCctaaagaagttgaaagacATGAACATCATAATGTCAGTCAAAGTATCGCTCATGGAGGTCCCAGAGCAGTTTAGCCATTATTCCGTCCGAGACGGAAGACTGTCGATCCGCGTTGAAAACGAGTTTGAGATCCAACTTTCGACGACTAATCAACGGTCAcctcttttctttgttgacCTCCGGCTACTGTTCAATGAGTTCTTGCCTCTTAACAAAtacaagctggaaaaagtcATCAACGAGCTACTATACAAGAGCCCACGGCCCCTATTTTCCCTATACAAGTTGTTGCACAATTACGTTCTTTCGACTCAAATGTACATGTTGCACGCCGAACTGCTTGATTTGGAGTCTAATGGCAAATACTCCGGTGGAAACTTGTTACATCACTATGACCCACGGAAGAACCGTATTGGTCTGAAGTACTGGTTGCATAGCAGATTGAGCGGCAAATGTAACGCTACCATCGGAATAGAGAGACAAACGGGTAACATAATTTTAAGGTGGGACATAGAAGGCGGGTTTGACAGGCAAATTGACGTACCAGTCCGTTATACCAATGTTCTTAACAACTTGGGTGTCATCCTGGATGAAATCATGTTCAATCATTCGCAGATGATCAAGACAGAGCTTTTGTCCACTGGAGTTCTACAAGAGGACGAGGAGACATCCGATGCATTGCTATTCAATGTGCCGACAACACCAGCGTCCGTGATGCCCATTCAACTCAAGATCAATCCTACGAGTGGTGTGTTCTACGTGAGAAATCCAAGCGGACTGCTAACGTACTACATCAACCAAATCAATGCTACTAGCACAACAGAAgattttatcaaaattCTCAGCAGACTAAAGCTAGACAAGACTATCCTGGTTCTAAGAAACATGTTCGAAAAGGTTGGTTGGGTTTGTAACAATGTGATCCAGCTCGGCGGACCGGTGTCAAAAGACGCTAGTAgggctcaaaagaagattttGTCCCGCGACATTTTCATACGACTGGACAATTGGCCTGCAAACTGGTACTTGATCCTCAGTGTGGTTTCGTCGAATACTGCTTGCGTCATTGAGAAGCGGATTGGTAAGATTACGGCATCCAAGGGGAGCTGGGAGTTGAAGTACCTCGATACCGAAAATTTGATGATACTGAAACTTGAGTCTATGACATATCAGAAGATCATTTATCTGAAGAAGACCTGCCTGCATAAGATTATCGATCATATGATAATCGATTCTCTCAACGAGCTACACATGCGCAACAAAATCTGCGCGGGCGATAATCTTGCGGCCTTGCCTGACTACATGTTACAGGACAACAAGACACACCATTTGTCGATTATCGGCATTGAACTCGAGTCGTTCCTGGGTGGTTCCAACGCGCTGAGCCATATCCTAGAAAAAACCATGTTTCTGAGAATTGACTACCATGAGTCCACgatcaagctctttgggAAGTTCAAGCATGACAGCAAGGTGATAGGATACCAGTACAACGATATGTTAATCCAGTTCACCGGCAAAGGCGCgctctcttttttcatGTCGGAGGAATTCACCGACCTCAACAACATTGTGCAGTACTTTCAGGTGttcaagcagaagctgatGCAGATTGTGATTCTCACAGACGTCATAGAGAGGCTGCATGAGTTTTACTCGGAAAACTTTAGCATTGTGGCACTCAAGCCCAACGAGATCGCGTTTAAGTACCTGAAGAACAGCAAAGACGCGCACGACTGCATGACCAACATAGTTACAAGTGACCACAGCGTTGAGAACCTGAAGATCAACCTCTCTCCGTCGAACCCACAGCACATTGTTCAGCCGTTCATCGAGGCCGGCAAGCAGGACTACCacttcatcttcaattACCTCCGGTTCACGTCGGGCTTCTTTGGCGTTCTGGAATCCATCCTGACAGACCCGCCCACCAAGGACCACGCGCAGAACCAGGGCCAGAACCAAAACGGCTACACTACTGTGTCTCTCCAACTGCATAACCTCTCGGAGTACGAGCTAATATACTACAACCCGGAGACCAACACTAAAATCACCCTAATGATAGAGCTGCGCAACGTGTTCCTCAACGGCACCAAGAAGCTCCGCTACTTTGTGCACTTTTCTGAGGACGAGCACATTTCCACCAAAAGCCCAGCCTACCCGCTAGTGCACCAGGTCCGCAACACCATTTTTATGGTGGACACAGCCTCGCTGTCGGGTGGTCCTGCAGGATCGCCCAAGAAGCCAAAGTATCCATCTGCCGTCCGTCTTACCGACGGTGTGTGCTGCGACGCCGTGGACATCGAATCCATTATCAGAAGCATCAACGACATCCTCAAAATTG